One window from the genome of Spirochaetaceae bacterium encodes:
- a CDS encoding AAA family ATPase, with amino-acid sequence MMKFDNELQEILNHAYLSAQTQKHELFTAEHVLLSALAFESPRIIIERCGVNIERLVDDLSDYLDSKIAKTSNMLGQSVLLKELFNRVLGAALNMGRKEVGVSDFLLGLFDLEESYASYYLRLAGLKKVKLIEVVNQSILEDFEQKELPFEEEHYEDRDHKKRSFLQRFAVNLNKEATEGRIETVIGREEELLRLTMVLSRRQKNNPLLIGDSGVGKTALAGALAIKITKGDIADNLLNKEVWSLDLGSLLAGTRYRGDFEERLKKLLNEVKERKNVILFIDEIHTIIGAGSTGGGSMDVSNLLKPALANGSLCCIGSTTYDEYKKIFERERALTRRFQSVEIDEPSALTSYAIIEGINKRFAEHHKAVYTPEALKAAVDLAIRFLPERKLPDKAIDIIDEAGAWAVLNLTEDKRVIDEAIIEKIVAKVARAPEKSVSTSEHEKLVNLEEVLKGKVFGQADATATLAKAVKRSRAGLRQLTKPMGSFLFVGPTGVGKTELAKNLAEALAVPLHRFDMSEYQEKHTVARLVGSPPGYVGYEEGGLLTDAIRKNPHSVLLLDEIEKAHRDIYNVLLSAMDYATITDSQGRKADLRNVIIIMTSNAGAANLGKVSIGFDGQKQSREAVESAVEKAFSPEFRNRLDKVIFFNPLDKASMAKVAVKELEALAVMLAGQEVAFGYSDKAVAYLAEKGYSEEFGARPLARLIEDEVKEPLVDQLLSLALKSKQVQLNVKKGKLSYSIEEHEALKMFKQKALLS; translated from the coding sequence ATGATGAAGTTTGATAACGAGTTACAAGAAATTTTAAACCATGCTTATTTATCGGCCCAAACCCAAAAACATGAGCTATTTACGGCCGAACATGTACTTTTATCGGCACTTGCCTTTGAAAGCCCGCGCATTATTATCGAAAGATGCGGCGTTAATATTGAAAGATTAGTAGACGACCTGTCCGATTATTTGGATAGTAAAATAGCTAAAACCAGTAATATGCTGGGGCAATCGGTACTGTTAAAAGAGTTATTTAACCGTGTTTTAGGGGCGGCCTTAAATATGGGCCGTAAAGAAGTAGGGGTATCCGATTTTTTACTGGGACTGTTCGACCTTGAAGAAAGTTATGCCTCTTATTATTTAAGGCTGGCCGGCTTAAAAAAAGTTAAGCTTATCGAGGTGGTAAACCAAAGTATCCTTGAAGATTTTGAGCAAAAAGAGCTGCCCTTTGAAGAGGAGCATTACGAAGATAGAGACCATAAAAAACGTAGCTTTTTGCAAAGGTTTGCGGTAAATCTAAATAAAGAGGCTACCGAAGGCCGTATCGAAACGGTGATTGGCCGCGAAGAAGAACTGCTGCGTCTTACTATGGTGTTAAGCCGCCGGCAGAAAAATAACCCTTTGCTTATTGGTGATAGTGGGGTGGGTAAAACAGCCTTAGCCGGAGCTTTAGCCATTAAAATTACTAAGGGCGATATAGCCGATAATTTACTTAATAAAGAAGTGTGGAGCTTAGATTTAGGCTCCTTACTGGCCGGTACGCGTTACCGGGGTGACTTTGAAGAACGTCTTAAAAAGTTATTAAATGAGGTAAAAGAGCGTAAAAATGTCATTTTGTTTATAGACGAAATTCATACCATTATTGGGGCCGGCAGTACCGGCGGCGGCTCGATGGATGTAAGCAACTTGCTCAAGCCGGCTTTAGCTAACGGTTCGCTGTGCTGTATAGGCAGTACGACTTACGATGAATATAAAAAGATATTTGAGCGCGAAAGGGCTTTAACACGGCGTTTCCAGAGTGTAGAAATTGACGAACCTTCGGCTTTAACCAGTTATGCCATCATTGAAGGGATAAATAAACGTTTTGCCGAGCACCATAAAGCTGTTTATACGCCGGAGGCTTTAAAGGCGGCGGTAGATTTAGCTATTAGATTTTTACCCGAGCGCAAATTGCCCGATAAAGCTATCGATATAATTGACGAAGCTGGGGCTTGGGCGGTGCTTAATTTAACCGAAGACAAACGGGTAATTGATGAGGCAATTATCGAAAAGATTGTGGCCAAAGTTGCTCGTGCCCCCGAAAAAAGTGTAAGCACCAGTGAGCACGAAAAATTGGTTAATTTAGAAGAAGTGTTAAAAGGAAAAGTTTTTGGTCAAGCCGATGCGACGGCAACTCTAGCTAAAGCCGTTAAACGCAGCCGGGCCGGCCTGCGGCAATTAACTAAACCAATGGGCAGCTTTTTATTTGTGGGGCCAACCGGTGTTGGTAAAACCGAACTGGCCAAAAATCTAGCCGAAGCTTTAGCTGTGCCGCTGCACCGCTTTGATATGAGTGAGTACCAAGAGAAACATACGGTGGCTCGTTTAGTTGGCTCGCCGCCGGGTTATGTAGGCTACGAAGAAGGTGGTCTTTTAACCGATGCCATTCGTAAAAATCCGCATTCGGTGCTGTTGCTGGACGAAATTGAAAAGGCTCACCGTGATATTTACAATGTACTTTTATCGGCGATGGATTATGCTACCATCACCGATAGTCAAGGCCGTAAAGCCGATTTGCGTAATGTTATTATTATTATGACCAGTAATGCGGGAGCCGCTAATTTAGGTAAGGTATCCATCGGTTTTGATGGGCAAAAACAAAGCCGTGAGGCGGTGGAAAGCGCCGTAGAAAAAGCTTTTAGCCCCGAGTTTAGAAACCGTTTAGATAAAGTTATCTTTTTTAATCCATTAGATAAAGCCAGTATGGCTAAGGTGGCAGTTAAAGAGCTTGAGGCTTTGGCGGTTATGCTGGCCGGCCAAGAGGTAGCCTTTGGTTACAGCGATAAGGCGGTGGCTTATTTAGCCGAAAAAGGTTACAGCGAAGAATTTGGCGCAAGGCCGTTAGCTCGCTTGATAGAAGACGAAGTGAAAGAGCCTTTGGTAGACCAGTTATTAAGCTTAGCTTTAAAAAGTAAGCAGGTACAGCTAAATGTTAAAAAAGGTAAACTAAGCTACAGTATAGAAGAGCATGAAGCCTTAAAAATGTTTAAACAAAAGGCTTTACTCAGCTAA
- a CDS encoding ATP-dependent Clp protease adaptor ClpS, giving the protein MAEYQGQTKTINKLSEPPSYRVILLNDDYTTQEFVIEVLIEIYQKNENEAINLMLMVHKEGSATVGVYCYDVAATKVQMTIELARRKSYPLQAIYERV; this is encoded by the coding sequence GTGGCAGAGTATCAGGGGCAAACCAAAACTATTAATAAGCTTAGCGAGCCGCCAAGCTACCGTGTTATTTTATTAAACGACGATTATACTACTCAAGAATTTGTTATTGAAGTGCTTATAGAAATTTATCAAAAAAATGAAAATGAAGCTATCAATTTAATGTTGATGGTGCATAAAGAAGGTTCGGCTACAGTTGGTGTTTATTGTTACGATGTAGCGGCAACTAAGGTGCAGATGACCATCGAACTTGCCCGAAGGAAAAGCTACCCTTTGCAAGCCATTTATGAAAGAGTGTAA